One Candidatus Omnitrophota bacterium genomic window carries:
- a CDS encoding NADH-quinone oxidoreductase subunit I translates to MPAKTVTVQRPELNFWEKIYLPEIFRGLWITASKFWRNIFVHTAHRLGLMKSVEAAVTIQYPEEMRPTSPRLRTRHRLTQREDGSPRCVSCMMCETVCPAHCIYIVAGEHPDPNVEKAPKSFVLDLGKCVYCGFCVEACPEDAIRMDTQIHTIAAYSREEMILDMQELLNPSPGGMPQKTFYGKKS, encoded by the coding sequence ATGCCTGCAAAAACCGTAACCGTACAACGCCCTGAACTCAACTTCTGGGAAAAAATCTATCTCCCCGAGATCTTTCGCGGCTTGTGGATCACGGCCTCGAAGTTCTGGCGCAATATCTTTGTGCACACCGCGCATCGATTGGGCCTGATGAAGAGTGTGGAGGCGGCGGTCACCATCCAGTATCCGGAAGAGATGCGGCCCACCTCCCCGCGTCTGCGCACGCGGCACCGGCTGACCCAGCGCGAAGACGGGAGCCCGCGCTGTGTGTCCTGCATGATGTGCGAGACCGTGTGCCCGGCCCACTGCATTTATATTGTGGCAGGGGAGCACCCGGATCCAAATGTGGAGAAGGCGCCCAAGAGCTTTGTGCTGGATTTAGGCAAGTGCGTGTACTGCGGATTTTGTGTGGAGGCTTGCCCTGAGGATGCGATCCGGATGGATACCCAGATCCACACCATTGCCGCCTACTCCCGCGAGGAGATGATCCTGGATATGCAGGAACTCCTCAATCCCTCGCCGGGCGGAATGCCCCAGAAGACCTTCTACGGCAAGAAGAGCTAA